ACCCCTTAATATTAACAGCCTGTTAACTTCTTGGATTCTGGATTTGGTTACAAGGTAATGTAAAAAAAAGGAACCTGTTCTGAGCCTGGCCATCAGCAAACATGTTTGGAGAAAGGAGAGCAACAGGGTAAAGGTGACCCAATTTAGATGTCTTCGGTTAGACTATTAGCTTTGCCATCAACTACACATGCAGAATGTGGCAACTAACTAGTCCCTTTTCCTGCTTTTGAGCAGTAACTTTGTAACCGGGTAAGCCTGACCCTCTGTGCAAACTCCAAGGAAACCCAGGAAGGAAAGGGGCCCCAGCTACTCCCATGTATTTCTGTGCACCGTACCAAAGGCAATGGCTTCCATGGCAATGCCAGCAGCATCCTTGCCATAACCCTTTTCAAACAACTGCACCATAGTGCGACCACCATGCTTCTCTGGGGGGTGTAGGGCACTCAGACGCCGGGTATGTGTACGCAGCTGCTCCACAGCCCCAGCACGAAACGTATCACAGGCAGCTATGAGGACACTGAAGCCGTTCTCTAACAGCCAGAAGGAAATCTGCAAAACAGTGACATTCACAGTGTCACCTCGAGCCAGGGCTCTAAGACAGAGTAAACCTATGGCACTGTCAGGCTGGGGACCTGCACTGACCTTGGCGAGATTAGTAGACTTCCCCACTCCATTAACACCACAGAAGGTGACGACGTAAGGGCGCTGGCGGCGCTGGGCATCCATGATGTCCCGGAGCATGTCCACACGACGCTGTGGCTGCAGGATCTGCACCAGGGACTCCTGCAGGGCTTGCTTCACTGTGGAAGTCACCGCTGAAAGGGCAGGTAGAGACGGACATAGCCAGGAAGCCCCAGGAATGTATTCCAAGATGCCCAACTCTTTCCTGTTCTAAGGGGCTAGGATGGTGCTACACTATTGGCCCAGGAACCCAACCCATACTATTCTAAGCACTTTACAAGTATTAGCTCATTTTACCCTAGTAACTCTTAAAGTCTAGGTTATATAACAGAGCTTTAGAAGTTAAGGAATTTGCCAGAAGTCACGTACCTAGTAAGAATGGAAGTCTGTGTGCGTAACTGCTCAGTATGTATAAGCATATTCTGGCTTAAGAGTACTTACTGCTGAACGTCCCCATCACCTTCCCTTCCAACTTGTTGGCAACAGATTCGCAGAGCTGGACAGCAATGTCTGCAGCCACGTTCTTAGCTGAGGAGAGTGGGAAAGGTGTGTGAGTTCTGTGGCAGCATGTTGATGGCACAGCTGAGAAACTGTAGGCCCTGCTCATAACCAGCCCACCCCACGGATGGGAGTCAGCCCAGTTCTCAGAACTTACCAATAAGATGGTCACGCATCTTGTCCAGCACAGATTCCATGTCTTCCCGACTCAAGCTCTTGGAACCCACCAGGCCCTTCAGCATCCCAAACATGCCACCCAGAGTTCCCTTGGTAGAACTGCAGGCACAGGAGATCACAAATACACACAAGCCAGCGGGCAGGAGTTACAGCTTACCAACTCTGCAGCCATACACACCACCCCCACACCTGAAGTTCCCCTACCTAGGTTTGGTGGAGTTTTGAGCGGCCCCTTCATCATCTGAGCTGCTGCAGTCCAGATCCTGAAGCTGCCCCCCAGGCCCAGTCCCTCGAATCTGGAGGATatggggaaaggaaggagaggggatcAGGAACACTAAGGGTTCCGAGAGGAAAGAGCCCAGGATGCACCCTGTCCACACTGCTCTCATGTGGGGAGGCTTCCAGTGTAACTCCTTGTTCAAATCCAGGTCTCACTTTCCTAGTCTCCATTTCTTCCCCATTTCTTATTAATGGTAACCTTCACTCTGATGCCTGTCGTCTCTTACCAAGTTGATGTCCTCAGACAGGGCAGCCTCAGGGGTTCCGTTGGTGGTGGGAGTACTGTAGTCCAGGACTTCCTTGTTAGCGCAGCCACCCAGTTCCCACACCCGGGGCGCTTTTTTGCCCTTCTCCTTTGGAGCTTCTGACTTGGACTTGCTGCAGATGGTTAGCATGGAAGAGCAGAGAAGAACACATGAGCCATAGATAGGTCCCTTGTCCCCTCCATGCCACCCCACCATCACATTTTAGGAAAGTACCAGAAAAAGCCAAAATGCTCACCTGGACTTTTCCAAACCCCTCCCATGCTTCTGGATGAACTCCTCTCGCTTTCTGCGTATCAGCTCTTCTTTGGAAAGTTCCACTCCATTCTCAGGCCCCACTGGGAGACCCGACTTTTCTGCAGGGACTGCTTTGCTGGTAGCCAAAGGGCCATCAGAACCTGTTAAGAGAAACCTCACTGGAGACAAAGCCAATCCCCAGCCAACGAGACAACGGACAGACGTCTTCGAATCCTTCAGGGCAAAATTAGAGTGTACAGGTTGGAAATGACAGGGTGGTGAGTGCGCCTGTGAGCTAAAGGGAGGCCAGCAATGACGAAAGGACGGACCACCTCAGTGTGGCAAGAGCTCCGCTCACCTTCCTTCTTGGCCCCCTTTTTTTTGCTGCTCTTTGCTTTCTCCTTGGGCTTTTCCCCCCGCGTCTCAATCATGGATCTCACAGGTTTTTTGGCCTTTTCAGAATCTTCAAATTTCTTCATGGTAGTGGGAGCACGGATCTTACTGCTCTCCTCCGCTTCACTAAAGAGCAAAGAGAATGGCTGACCTTTCTTCCCTGTGCAGGAGGTCAGAGGAGTCCAGaaaaccaccctcccaccaaGAGAGCAAGCAGGACTGGACAGCAAATTAGGAGTGTCTGTGAACACAGAATCTTCTACCCTTGAACCACCTTCAAGGAGGGAGCTCTCCAGTCATGGAAATTGATTTTGGAGAGGGGAGGCCTCTCACCGAAGGAGCCGCAGAAAGTCATTTTGGAAATCAAAAGTGCCATTCAATAGACTTAAAGCGCTTTGTTGTTGGATCTCAGTGCGGTACTTGTCCCGAAAAAGCCGGTGCACATCATCTATCAGTTTGTCTACATACGTCAGCGTTAGGATCTTTTGAAAACCAACCTGtttaggggaagaaacagagccAAGAGATCTGCTTACATGCCAGCCCAGAAGGGAGGGAAGccaactcaacccaggcctccagAGACAGGCTCAGCCACCTGGCAGGTTTCCCTCGCCTGACAGGCAGCCAAGCTCTGCCTGGGCCCAGAGGCCGCTTCCATTACCCCCCTCCACCTCGCTAGTTTTCTCAGCAACTCCACCATACACACTGGCTGCGGCTAATTGGGATTCTCTTAACAATCCGGACCATGTAGGAAATGTAATCGTTGTCTTTCTAAAATACCCCCACACTTACCACAAACACCAGCTCAAACTGGTTGTCCAGTTTATACTTGAGCGTGAGTGCCTCATGGGTGAAGGAATTGTTACCGCCCCGTTCCTAGAAAAAGAGTGGTCTCAGGGTTCAGACTGCCCCAGAAAACCCAGACGTGGCCCCTCCAGGAGTAgctttgggagagaaccagacgTTTCCCCCCAACAGGCGGATGCCAGGCATCTCTGGCATTACCAGGGAGAATGAGTAAGCCAAGACACGTGGGGCCGCACATAAACAATGAGATTTATGAGCAGCTCTCCAGGTTCTAAAGATGTTTTCACATCCACAATCTCACCCAGCCTCGAGAGAGAACCAAGCTGTGGCGAGGTGGACGGAGGGCGCGAAGGAAGTCCCGAGGGGCCGCGGAATGCGGCTCCGGCCCCAGATatccgggcggggcgggggagggggtccGCAAAGTTGCGGGTGGTCcactgggggcagcaggaggacaTGAAGTCCGGCTTACGGGACAGTGGGCCGTTtgaggtgggcagggaggggagcggGCACGCGCGGGATGGTCAGGCGAAGCGGGGACCACGGTCGGGGTTGGGGCGGAGAAAGCCAGAGTTCTGATCCCGCGGGGGCGGTACCTGCAGCAGGACGGAGCGAATCAACGCATTAACGGGCCCGGTGCAGGAGTCGCTCACGCCCTGGAAGCACCAGAGCACAAGCCCGCCCTTGGAGAAAATGGTGAAGAAGTCGAGCATGGcggcggcgggagacgagccgggGCCGGCGTCGGGAACTCAGGCCGCGAACGCCGCCGCTTCCTGCTGCGCCAGGCACGGGACACGTCACACCAGCGGCCCCGGAAACCGGCTCCTCCGCACTTCCGCCCAAGCCGCCGggctccctccaccccctcctccgCCCGTGGGCGCGCAGGACCGACGTAAATACGAGGCTGGCCAATGGTGGGTGGGGGCGTGTCTGGGAGGGGCTACCGCGGAGGTCGCGAAGAGAGAGCTGCCAATAGCGTGGAGGGGCGGCGCCCAGAAGGGCCGCTGGCCAATGGGCGCGCTCATCTGAAGAGCTCGTGGCGCCGAGCCGTGGGGGCGGGGATGGGGCCGAGCTAAGGTGCAGCTAGCTCTACGGGGTCCAGATTCTCTAGGGCCATGCTCCGGAGAGTGCTGCAACTGGGCTTGGGACGGGGCCCCTTAACCCGGGGCCTAGGCTCACGCGGAGGAGGCTCTACTGTGGGTAAGGCTGAAAGCGACACAGGCTACCGTGGTTCTGGGTGCCCCAACCTCCGGCTCTCTGAGCTTCCGGGCCCGCGAGCAGAGTCCACGCCGACAGGACAGTGAGCGCCTGCCGGAGCTTGTAAGGCCTGGGCAGGTGTCTGGATCCCAACACCGCCCTTCTCAGGTGACAAATCCACGAACATGTAAGTTTGCTGCTGGTGGCAGATAGCCAGGTGTAGGTGCCACTTAAGGTACCGTGCTAAAGAGCACGCAGCAGCTTGCTTTCTGCCCGGATGTCTTGGCGGGATGGGGGGCGGTTAAGACCCCAAGTGGAGATGACATGCAGTTGTTctcaagggagagagagggctgcAAAATTTGTGTGCATCGTCTAGCACAGGGAGAGTAGAAAGTATTAACTTTAGGAAGCTGAGGCTCACAGCTCAGGGCTTGATGCATGATGGAAAGGGAGGCTGATGGCTTATAGACCACGCAGTAGAGCAGACCACACTGCTGGGTGGAAGTGGACCCTTATGAGAAGGGATGACAGTGGAGACGCCAACTCAAGTGTCCGTTTACCTCTAACCCCTCACCATATGGAAGGGCACGTATGGTCCCCTGACCCTAGCTATATCCCACAGACTGGGATGAGAAGGTGTCGGAGGTGAAGAAGAAGATCAAGTCAGTGCTGCCTGGAGAGATCTGTGACCCACTGTATGACACCAGCCACCTGCCCCCTGAACAATCAGATGTGGTGATCGTGGGAGGCGGGGTGGTAGGCCTGTCTGTGGCCTTTTGGCTGAAGAAGCTAGAGAAGCGACGAGGCGCCATTCGGGTGCTGGTGGTGGAACGCGACCACACGGTGAGGTCTGGGGTGGGGTAGCGTCGTGAGTGGGACAAGCAAGATGACCCATATTTTATTAAGGACTctaggggtgagggaggggagggaaggaaaagacCTCAGTTTTGCAGGTCAGGAACTGTGCTTTGAACCTTGAATAGCTGCAGGTCCTTAACCTTGGCAGTAAGGCTTCTGCTTCTAAAAGCAGATGCCACGGTGTTGGCTCTTTTGAGGTCTCAAAGGTCTGGCTGAGAGAGCCTGCACTCAACTCGTAATTCATGCAAGGCAAGCAGCTGTCCCCCCTACTCCCCCGGCCTTCTCTCCGGTTCTGTGACTTCTGCGGTTTCTGCACTTCAGCTGTTCCCCTTTGCCTTTGGTCACATCTTTTCCCCAATGAGGAGGTCAGAGCTAACCTCCTACACTAGTACTTCCAGCCCATTGCCATTTTGTTGCACTGTGCGCACCCCTTTTTAGATGGCCCACCGTCTGTGCTGTGCACGCCTGCTAATACAGATGTTAAACAGTACCACCGAAAGGCTGCTGTGGACATCCAAGGGCCTCTTAGATTATAAACTTGCAAGGAGGCCTGCCCTTTAACTCTCAGCGTACAACGCCCAGCTTCCAAGGCAGGTTCTGTTCAGCTTTTCTCATCTCCCCCCAGTATGCACAGGCCTCCACCGGGCTCTCCGTGGGCGGGATCCGTCAGCAGTTCTCATTGCCGGAGAATGTCCAgctctccctcttctccatcaACTTTCTTCGGAATATCAATGTATGTGCGGTGAGATCTGGGCTTGGCTGGCGACCTCTCCTTTAGCCTAGGGAACAGGAATGGTCAGGCAACAAAGGGTGGGTGCCAGGAGGAGGCTTCTCTTGGGTTTGGGGCGCTGAGCCTGGAAAGCTCTCCCTTTGTTGGGTCAGCCTCTTTGAGCAGCTTTTCTTTGCACACAGGAATACCTGGCTGTGGTTGACGCCCCTCCCCTGGATCTCCAGTTCAACCCCTCAGGCTATCTCCTGTTGGCTTCAGAAAAGAGTGCCTCCACCTTGGAGAACAACGTGAAAGTGCAGAGGTGGGTGCCCGGTGCAGGCTCTGAGCCGCTTCTTGGCCTCACACATTTGGTGAGCTCCTGCGCCAAGTTAGGAGCTGGGAGGACAGAGTTGATGGGACAGGGCCCTCCTCTGTCAGGAaagatgctgcttgtgacacAAAGGCAGACCCACACCTCTCTCTCAGGCAGGAAGGAGCCAAGATTTGTCTGATGTCACCCGAGCAGCTTCGGAACAAGTTTCCCTGGATAAACACAGAGGGAGTGGCTTTGGCGTCATACGGTGAGGCTTGCATGCAGAGGGGCCAGAGGTTGGAGGGCTTGGCTTCCCCTTAGCCAAGCTGCAGGCTTCCGGCTTCAGGGCCTGGCCGCACCCTGCTGGAACTGATCTTTGACCTTCCCCAGCTAACAAGCCCTACAGAAGGGCTAGAGTGATGGGGGCGGGAAGTAGAGCAGGAGAAGGCGGTTCCAAGTTCCTCATCCGGAACTCTTTTTCAGGGATGGAAGACGAAGGTTGGTTTGACCCCTGGTCCCTGCTCCAGGGGCTCCGGCGAAAGGCCCAGTCCATGGGGGTCCTTTTCTGCCAGGGCGAGGTGACACGTGAGTCTGATGCCAcccaggcaggggcccagagTAGTGTTTATCATCTCCATCCCAGGCTAGGCAAGGTTGGAGGAGGGGAGGCTGTTGTCTACCAGCCTGACTCTGGctgctccatctgctgctttgtgACCTGGGACCTGCATGACAGTTTCAGCACTGTCTTGTCCCAGGTGGACCCATGCTCATCCCACTGACCTCATCTCTGCTGCTTCGGTGTCTGTGGGAaagctcccagcctcccagctttCTTTCCTGGAGAAACTAGGAAAAATTCCCATGTTCCTGCCTCTTCAAGGCCTCAAGGCTTAGTTTTGGTTTTCTTCCCTGTAGGGTTTGTCTCTTCCTCCAGCCGCATGGAGACCACAAGTGGGGAAGAGATTATCATGAAAAGGATCCGTGAAGTCCATGTAAGTTCCCAGGCCAAGGGTGTTCCTTCCAGAGTGGATGAACAAGAAAGGAGAAGAGGGTCCTTATTCTGGTCTTCTCTACCCACCCTCCTCTAAGGGTAAACTAAGGCTCAAGAAGAGGTGTGCCCATCGCGGTGCCCACTGTGTGGTCCAGACCCTTCCTGCACTCACCTTCTGATGCCTCTAGGTGAAGATGGACAACAGCCTGGAGTACCAGCCTGTGGAATGCGCCATAGTGATCAATGCAGCGGGAGCCTGGTCGGGAAAGATCGCAGAGCTAGCTGGTATTGGGAAGGGGCCGCCTGGCACCCTGCAGGGCACCAAGCTACCCGTGGAGCCAAGGAAAAGGTAGCATCCCTCGGGGCAGCTGAGGAGGttggtgagagaaagaaagaagctccATGGAAGTTGGTTGTGAGGGTGGGCATGTGCTGTTCCTGTGGTCCCCTAACCCCATGGTCGTGGCAGGTATGTGTACTTATGGCActgcccccagggcccaggcctggagACTCCGTTTGTTGCAGACACCAATGGAGTCTACTTCCGCCGGGAAGGCTTAGGCAACAACTATCTCGGTGGCCGTAGCCCCACAGAGGTAAGCCACGTGCCCTGGGCATGCTGGGAAGGAGACACAGGCCACCTGCTAGGAAAGAGTCTGGTCTTCAGGGGAGGGCTCTGGCTGTTACTGACATTGCACACCCTGCAGGTGTGAATTGgcatcttccccctctccccaccctcccatcctcatatctcccctcccctgccaagGGGATTGATTGAAGGGGTCAGTGAGGTCTGGGTCTGTCCTTGCGTCCCAGGCAACGTAAGCCTCATCCCCACCTCTCAccccaggaggaggagccagaCCCAAGCAACCTGGAAGTGGACCATGATTTCTTTCAGGAGAAGGTGTGGCCCCATCTGGCTCAGAGGGTACCAGCGTTTGAGAATCTGAAGGTAACTGGCAGCAAATGCTTGTTCCTGTTTGCTTATAGACACGGGACACTGCCATATGCCTCCCCAGCCTCACAACTGCTAAGGAATCTGTTGGACCCATCCTATCCATGGGCCTCTCGGTAGCTGGTAGAGGGTATCTGTGCTGTTCCCTGACCACAAGagagggtcgggtgggcctgcaGCCTTCCGAGAACCCCAGAATCTTGTGCACCCACAGGTTCGGAGCTCCTGGGCTGGCTATTACGACTACAACACCTTTGACCAGAACGGCGTGGTGGGCCCCCACCCCTTGGTTGTCAACATGTACTTCGCTACAGGCTTCAGCGGTCACGGGCTGCAGCACGCCCCTGCCGTGGGGCGAGCTGTGGCCGAGATGGTGCTGGAGGGCCACTTCCAGACCATCGACATGAGCCCCTTCCTCTTCAGCCGCTTTCACTTGGGAGAGAAAGTCCTGGAGCAGAATATCTTCTGAGCTCACAGGCACTTCACTGGGCCCCATGGGCCtggccagcaccctggctcaTAGTCCTCTGCACTGCCCGAGTCCTCCCCAGTCCCATGCCAGGGCCCTTTGTAGGCAGGCCCGGGGCTTCACCCCCTTCTCCACTGTCCAGGCCATTCTGCACTCCCCACTGGCTAGGCACAGATGCTGAGGCCTCGGCCAACAAAAACTGATGGTGCAGGACCCTAGGACGGATCTGTAGCCCAGGCTGAGCCCACTCACTAGGGCCATCCAGCTGGAATCCTAAGCACGCAGGCCCAGGACTGGCTCCTTCCTGTACCAACCCAGAAAGACTGCCCTCTTGGCAGGGCTGGGAAGAGCCCAGGCCTGGGAGCATTCTGGGGCAGCTCGGCCCAAACTTACTGACTTGAATCTTTCCTCTCCTCATCAGTCAATCAATAAACGTGATTGATTCACTCCTTCCCTTAGTCTTCTGCCCCTTCTGTTTCTCGTCTCACTGCAGGAGCTTTTTGAAGCAGGAGGCCTTGACCCCAGGAGTGGGGAGGCAGAGCCGCTGCCTCTTgctcctccacctcccccccccccccccggaggaaCTGAGGACCCAGTTGGAGCTGTCTCGTTTTATGCTGTCGCCTTCTGTTCCCAGTGCCTGCAGGCAGTGTGCTTGTAAAGGGAACAGGTGGTGGATGCGTCCGTCTATCTGGCCGACATTTATTCAGCCCCAACGCCAGGCCAGGTTCAGGGCTACATCTTAGAGTGT
This window of the Lepus europaeus isolate LE1 chromosome 7, mLepTim1.pri, whole genome shotgun sequence genome carries:
- the SRPRA gene encoding signal recognition particle receptor subunit alpha, with amino-acid sequence MLDFFTIFSKGGLVLWCFQGVSDSCTGPVNALIRSVLLQERGGNNSFTHEALTLKYKLDNQFELVFVVGFQKILTLTYVDKLIDDVHRLFRDKYRTEIQQQSALSLLNGTFDFQNDFLRLLREAEESSKIRAPTTMKKFEDSEKAKKPVRSMIETRGEKPKEKAKSSKKKGAKKEGSDGPLATSKAVPAEKSGLPVGPENGVELSKEELIRRKREEFIQKHGRGLEKSSKSKSEAPKEKGKKAPRVWELGGCANKEVLDYSTPTTNGTPEAALSEDINLIRGTGPGGQLQDLDCSSSDDEGAAQNSTKPSSTKGTLGGMFGMLKGLVGSKSLSREDMESVLDKMRDHLIAKNVAADIAVQLCESVANKLEGKVMGTFSTVTSTVKQALQESLVQILQPQRRVDMLRDIMDAQRRQRPYVVTFCGVNGVGKSTNLAKISFWLLENGFSVLIAACDTFRAGAVEQLRTHTRRLSALHPPEKHGGRTMVQLFEKGYGKDAAGIAMEAIAFARNQGFDVVLVDTAGRMQDNAPLMTALAKLITVNTPDLVLFVGEALVGNEAVDQLVKFNRALADHSMAQTPRLIDGIVLTKFDTIDDKVGAAISMTYITSKPIVFVGTGQTYCDLRSLNAKAVVAALMKA
- the FOXRED1 gene encoding FAD-dependent oxidoreductase domain-containing protein 1 isoform X1, with the translated sequence MLRRVLQLGLGRGPLTRGLGSRGGGSTVDWDEKVSEVKKKIKSVLPGEICDPLYDTSHLPPEQSDVVIVGGGVVGLSVAFWLKKLEKRRGAIRVLVVERDHTYAQASTGLSVGGIRQQFSLPENVQLSLFSINFLRNINEYLAVVDAPPLDLQFNPSGYLLLASEKSASTLENNVKVQRQEGAKICLMSPEQLRNKFPWINTEGVALASYGMEDEGWFDPWSLLQGLRRKAQSMGVLFCQGEVTRFVSSSSRMETTSGEEIIMKRIREVHVKMDNSLEYQPVECAIVINAAGAWSGKIAELAGIGKGPPGTLQGTKLPVEPRKRYVYLWHCPQGPGLETPFVADTNGVYFRREGLGNNYLGGRSPTEEEEPDPSNLEVDHDFFQEKVWPHLAQRVPAFENLKVRSSWAGYYDYNTFDQNGVVGPHPLVVNMYFATGFSGHGLQHAPAVGRAVAEMVLEGHFQTIDMSPFLFSRFHLGEKVLEQNIF
- the FOXRED1 gene encoding FAD-dependent oxidoreductase domain-containing protein 1 isoform X2, coding for MSPEQLRNKFPWINTEGVALASYGMEDEGWFDPWSLLQGLRRKAQSMGVLFCQGEVTRFVSSSSRMETTSGEEIIMKRIREVHVKMDNSLEYQPVECAIVINAAGAWSGKIAELAGIGKGPPGTLQGTKLPVEPRKRYVYLWHCPQGPGLETPFVADTNGVYFRREGLGNNYLGGRSPTEEEEPDPSNLEVDHDFFQEKVWPHLAQRVPAFENLKVRSSWAGYYDYNTFDQNGVVGPHPLVVNMYFATGFSGHGLQHAPAVGRAVAEMVLEGHFQTIDMSPFLFSRFHLGEKVLEQNIF